From Caldicellulosiruptor hydrothermalis 108, a single genomic window includes:
- a CDS encoding nucleoside kinase, which yields MQKGSSTVRVFFEDVNVYEDVEVGTNLLSFVPRFESYFKSPIVAAKVDNEIKELKYVISKNCKVKFIDMTQEDGMRIYRRSLIFVLIVATRMLFKEAVNVQHSLSKGLYCEVENRKLSSQDIELIKQKMKWIVEQDFQFRREKVSKEDAVKLFEEKGFYDKARTIKFSENDYVYIYYCGDYVDYFYGHLVPSTGYLKIFDLIQYHDGMVLLYPDKSDPFKLQEFVENKKLFAVYHEYKNWGKILGVSSIGELNEVIASGKIREFIRVSEALHEKKIAYLADQISQNPLIKVVLISGPSSSGKTTFAQRLSIQLKVNGKNPVYIGLDDYFFEDKVPLDENGKPDYESIEAIDVELFNKQLKDLIDGKEVVLPRFNFIERKRTFERPVKLEKNDIIIIEGIHGLNNRLTPMIPDENKFRIYVSALTHLNLDKHNRIQTTDYRILRRIVRDARTRGATAKRTISMWPSVRNGEEKNIFPYQEMADAMFNSALIYELAVLKKYAVPLLRTITREDEEYSEAQRLLHFLSFILTIEDEREIPPQSIIREFIGGSCFYDF from the coding sequence GTGCAGAAAGGCAGTAGCACTGTCAGGGTATTTTTTGAAGATGTAAATGTATATGAAGATGTAGAGGTTGGGACAAATCTTTTGAGCTTTGTTCCAAGGTTTGAAAGTTATTTTAAATCTCCTATAGTTGCTGCAAAGGTTGACAATGAGATAAAAGAGTTAAAATATGTAATCTCTAAGAATTGCAAAGTAAAGTTTATTGACATGACACAGGAAGATGGTATGAGGATTTACAGAAGAAGCCTCATTTTTGTTTTGATTGTTGCAACAAGGATGCTTTTTAAAGAAGCTGTGAATGTTCAGCATTCTCTTTCAAAAGGGCTTTACTGTGAGGTTGAAAACAGAAAGCTAAGCAGCCAGGACATAGAGCTTATAAAACAAAAGATGAAATGGATAGTGGAGCAGGATTTTCAATTTAGAAGAGAAAAGGTGTCAAAAGAGGATGCAGTTAAACTTTTTGAAGAAAAAGGCTTTTACGATAAAGCAAGAACAATAAAGTTTTCAGAAAACGACTATGTTTACATTTACTACTGTGGGGATTATGTTGATTATTTTTATGGTCATCTTGTGCCCTCCACAGGATATCTAAAAATTTTTGACTTAATTCAATACCACGATGGTATGGTGCTTTTGTACCCAGACAAGTCAGACCCGTTTAAACTTCAAGAGTTTGTTGAGAACAAGAAACTGTTTGCAGTATACCACGAGTACAAAAACTGGGGCAAGATACTTGGGGTAAGCAGCATCGGTGAGCTCAATGAGGTGATAGCAAGCGGAAAGATAAGAGAATTTATAAGAGTCTCGGAAGCCCTGCACGAAAAAAAGATAGCATACTTAGCTGACCAGATTTCGCAAAATCCGCTGATAAAAGTTGTTTTGATATCCGGACCATCATCATCTGGAAAAACAACCTTTGCACAGAGGCTTTCTATCCAGCTTAAAGTAAATGGCAAAAATCCTGTTTATATAGGTCTTGACGATTACTTTTTTGAAGATAAAGTTCCACTTGACGAAAACGGCAAGCCTGACTATGAATCGATTGAAGCTATTGATGTTGAGCTTTTTAACAAACAGCTGAAAGATTTAATAGATGGCAAGGAGGTTGTTCTGCCACGGTTTAATTTCATAGAGCGAAAAAGGACGTTTGAAAGACCTGTCAAGCTTGAAAAGAACGACATAATAATAATCGAGGGGATACATGGACTAAACAACAGACTTACCCCAATGATACCTGATGAAAATAAGTTCAGAATATATGTAAGTGCCTTGACACATTTAAATCTTGACAAACACAACAGAATACAGACAACAGATTATAGAATACTGAGAAGGATTGTAAGGGATGCAAGAACAAGGGGTGCAACTGCTAAAAGAACAATTTCTATGTGGCCGTCTGTTAGAAACGGCGAGGAGAAAAACATTTTTCCATACCAGGAGATGGCAGATGCCATGTTCAATTCAGCACTAATTTATGAGCTTGCTGTTTTGAAAAAATATGCCGTACCGCTACTTAGGACAATCACAAGAGAAGATGAGGAATATAGCGAAGCACAGAGGCTTTTGCATTTTTTGAGCTTTATCCTCACAATTGAGGACGAAAGAGAAATCCCACCACAATCTATCATAAGAGAGTTCATTGGAGGGTCTTGCTTTTATGACTTCTAA
- a CDS encoding DedA family protein — protein MIEFLKYMVDNFGLWGIFLILAVEGLGIPFPTQIAYLGAVALLNFHKFTPFTLIMVISLGNLCGNVVVNLLLRSGRKKIISFFERLLRIKKETLESVNSFFVKYGIFAVPVARIIGVPRTPVIFLAGISKMNFYEYVISSFIGNTIWATFYVYFYWYGFSFFKFLYKKDTHLFWLAILVLVFIVILAWTIFLKLWRRRRRI, from the coding sequence ATGATTGAATTTTTGAAATACATGGTTGACAATTTCGGACTTTGGGGAATATTTTTGATATTGGCTGTGGAAGGGCTTGGAATTCCATTCCCCACCCAGATTGCTTACCTTGGCGCAGTAGCACTTTTAAACTTTCACAAATTTACACCTTTTACATTGATAATGGTGATATCTCTGGGAAATCTTTGTGGAAATGTGGTTGTGAACCTTCTTCTCAGAAGTGGAAGAAAGAAAATAATAAGTTTTTTTGAAAGGCTTTTGAGGATAAAAAAAGAGACGCTTGAGAGCGTCAACAGCTTTTTTGTAAAATATGGAATATTTGCTGTGCCGGTAGCAAGAATAATAGGAGTTCCGCGCACCCCCGTTATTTTCTTGGCAGGAATTAGTAAAATGAATTTCTATGAATATGTCATATCCTCATTTATTGGCAATACCATCTGGGCAACATTTTATGTGTATTTTTATTGGTATGGGTTTAGCTTTTTCAAATTTCTTTATAAAAAAGACACACATCTTTTCTGGCTTGCCATCTTAGTGTTGGTTTTTATTGTAATATTAGCATGGACCATATTTTTAAAGCTATGGAGAAGAAGGAGAAGAATTTGA
- a CDS encoding FAD-dependent oxidoreductase produces the protein MKYIVIGAVAGGMTAAMKIRRNDDKAEIIVYDKDTDISYSGCSLAYYISGVIDNRKSIVPRDSQYFKKFNVDVRTAHEVLKVDVQNKKVIVKDLNTGNTFENSFDKLIIATGAHPVIPQIDGIELEGIFVLRNVKDADRIKEFINTYFPKKALIVGGGYIGLEMAEALKVLGMDVCIVEKQENILPNLDSDMARLVESYLEQKGVRIKTSTSVLRFEGDKRVKRAILSDGSKVEADFVLLAVGVRPSTQFLEGSGIQLLPNGAIKVDEYMRTNIEGIFAAGDCAAVYFKLNGKTMYVPLGSTANKMGRIAGENATGGSMKFSGILATSIFKVFDLTVAQTGYTEKMAQQDGIEYDVGHITKPHITTAYPGSEKMTIKALAELSSRKIIGAQIVGTKGVDKRIDVLATAIWAGLTTDDLFQLDLAYAPPFSSAKDPVHYVGMVMSNFLDKRKFNCTQEKLLEKMQKGEDFVVLDVRTPEQYKIKHIKGAVNIPLEMLQNKMNLLPKDKQIIVYCNSGVSSNIAQNILQQNGFRKVYNLSGGISNVTLEQLLERSTSNSSPSSP, from the coding sequence ATGAAGTATATAGTGATTGGTGCTGTTGCAGGTGGGATGACAGCTGCGATGAAAATAAGACGAAATGATGACAAAGCTGAAATCATTGTATATGACAAAGACACTGACATATCATACTCTGGTTGTTCTCTTGCATACTATATTTCGGGTGTGATAGATAACAGGAAAAGCATTGTTCCAAGAGATAGCCAATATTTCAAAAAGTTTAATGTTGATGTGAGAACAGCTCATGAGGTTTTAAAAGTTGATGTACAAAACAAAAAGGTGATTGTCAAGGATTTAAATACTGGTAATACCTTTGAAAATAGTTTTGACAAGTTAATTATAGCAACAGGAGCACATCCTGTGATACCCCAGATTGATGGCATAGAGCTTGAGGGCATATTTGTCCTTCGAAATGTCAAGGATGCAGATAGAATAAAAGAGTTTATAAATACCTATTTTCCCAAGAAAGCCTTGATAGTTGGTGGTGGGTACATTGGACTTGAAATGGCAGAAGCTTTGAAGGTTTTGGGGATGGATGTATGCATTGTGGAAAAACAGGAAAATATTCTTCCAAACTTGGATAGTGACATGGCAAGGCTTGTTGAGAGCTATCTTGAACAAAAAGGTGTTAGGATAAAAACCAGCACCTCCGTTTTGAGGTTTGAAGGAGACAAGAGAGTAAAAAGAGCCATTTTGAGCGACGGTAGCAAAGTGGAGGCAGACTTTGTTTTGCTTGCAGTGGGAGTAAGACCTTCTACCCAATTTTTAGAAGGAAGTGGTATACAGCTTTTGCCAAATGGAGCTATCAAGGTTGATGAGTATATGAGAACAAACATTGAAGGAATCTTTGCAGCAGGTGACTGTGCTGCTGTGTATTTCAAGCTAAATGGCAAAACCATGTACGTGCCACTTGGCTCAACGGCTAACAAGATGGGAAGAATAGCAGGTGAAAATGCAACAGGTGGTAGCATGAAGTTCAGTGGCATTTTGGCAACATCAATTTTCAAAGTGTTTGACCTTACAGTTGCACAAACAGGCTATACAGAAAAGATGGCACAGCAGGATGGAATTGAGTATGATGTAGGGCACATTACAAAACCGCATATAACAACGGCGTATCCTGGGTCTGAAAAGATGACAATAAAAGCTTTAGCCGAACTTTCCTCGCGAAAAATTATAGGTGCCCAAATTGTTGGCACAAAAGGAGTTGACAAAAGGATAGACGTTTTGGCAACAGCCATCTGGGCAGGGCTCACAACAGATGATCTTTTCCAGCTTGATTTAGCTTATGCACCGCCATTTTCGTCTGCAAAAGACCCTGTTCACTATGTTGGCATGGTTATGTCAAACTTTCTTGACAAGAGAAAATTTAATTGTACGCAGGAAAAGCTTTTGGAAAAGATGCAAAAAGGTGAAGATTTTGTTGTTCTGGATGTTAGGACGCCTGAGCAGTATAAAATCAAGCACATAAAGGGTGCTGTAAATATTCCTCTTGAGATGCTGCAAAATAAAATGAATCTGCTTCCAAAAGACAAGCAGATAATTGTATACTGTAACAGCGGGGTAAGTTCAAATATCGCCCAGAACATTCTGCAGCAAAACGGATTTAGAAAGGTTTATAACCTTTCAGGCGGTATTTCGAACGTGACTTTAGAGCAGCTGCTTGAAAGAAGTACCTCAAATTCTTCTCCTTCTTCTCCATAG
- a CDS encoding GGDEF domain-containing protein, giving the protein MSAQLEFCFYKLFEIVGVVAVSGIFIVSAFLGKEIKNTLIYSFGKVFLSLVVFKFLYVLNLEKETINSLEGIQAIVFLNIFSKLLIIYALVFSVLCKEKLKDFLSKASLWINVTLIFIVLLIFEKIKGQKFPIFLHSQTSASSLYIFSEVLIAFGILVLIYMSFTNFYFKQTKSFRVFVLAFAVGEIVLALFKRKGVLFSEAVQNGAMLYLFVAIFLAIAMQRVKFLHSLAKFSTEVLKERLDIQKSFELLVEFIYEAYSKTFPRICFYYHQEDENYKLVVFRDESAQDEFEGIDVEIKITQKLSQIMQISIFDINEFENLFDCKVLKNKISQAFQSVVYVPVHRYNRLVGFLICYSKIKNFNITDELKDGLTIFMNFSQALLSQIERIEKIRNLSTEDELTGLYNRRYFIKELILESIAADRYKNKFCVAFFDMDNLKLLNDFYGHSVGDKAIRMIGRIIRDNIRKTDIPARLGGDEFAVIFKNCSKDAIEDRIKNIKQLIEKESELQLPKKIRVSCGVAVYPDDTTSLDELLKIADMRMYDEKLKSKGGDFGAERQ; this is encoded by the coding sequence GTGAGTGCTCAATTAGAATTTTGCTTTTACAAACTGTTTGAAATAGTTGGAGTTGTTGCAGTAAGTGGAATATTTATTGTGTCAGCATTTCTTGGTAAAGAAATAAAAAATACGCTAATTTATAGCTTTGGAAAAGTTTTTTTGTCACTTGTGGTTTTCAAATTCTTATATGTACTAAATTTGGAGAAAGAAACAATAAATAGCTTGGAAGGTATTCAAGCGATTGTCTTTTTGAACATCTTTTCAAAGCTTCTTATAATATATGCGCTTGTGTTTTCTGTTTTATGCAAAGAAAAATTAAAAGATTTCCTGTCAAAAGCCTCACTGTGGATAAATGTAACACTGATATTTATTGTTTTGTTGATATTTGAAAAAATAAAGGGTCAGAAGTTTCCTATTTTTTTACATTCTCAAACCTCTGCAAGTAGTTTGTACATTTTCAGCGAAGTTCTTATAGCATTTGGTATTTTAGTGCTGATATATATGAGCTTTACTAACTTTTATTTCAAGCAAACAAAAAGCTTTAGAGTCTTTGTCTTAGCTTTTGCAGTTGGAGAAATAGTTCTGGCACTCTTTAAGAGGAAAGGGGTTCTTTTTTCAGAAGCAGTCCAAAATGGAGCTATGCTTTATCTCTTTGTTGCAATCTTTCTTGCGATAGCAATGCAAAGAGTCAAATTTTTACACAGCCTGGCAAAATTCAGCACAGAAGTCTTGAAAGAGAGGCTTGATATACAAAAGAGCTTTGAACTTCTTGTTGAGTTCATCTATGAAGCGTATTCAAAGACGTTTCCAAGAATTTGCTTTTATTACCATCAAGAGGATGAGAATTATAAACTTGTTGTATTCAGAGATGAAAGTGCACAAGATGAATTTGAGGGTATTGATGTAGAAATAAAAATTACACAAAAGCTTTCACAGATAATGCAAATTAGTATATTTGATATAAACGAATTCGAAAACCTTTTTGATTGTAAGGTTCTGAAAAATAAAATATCTCAGGCCTTTCAGAGTGTAGTATATGTCCCTGTTCACAGATATAACAGGCTTGTAGGTTTTCTGATTTGCTATTCGAAGATTAAAAACTTTAACATAACTGATGAACTCAAAGATGGTCTTACAATCTTTATGAATTTTTCTCAAGCTCTTCTTTCTCAGATTGAGAGAATTGAGAAGATAAGGAATTTATCCACAGAGGATGAGCTTACAGGTCTTTACAACAGAAGGTACTTTATAAAGGAGTTGATTTTAGAGTCAATAGCTGCAGATAGGTACAAAAACAAGTTTTGTGTAGCTTTTTTCGATATGGATAATCTAAAGCTTTTGAACGATTTTTACGGACATAGCGTGGGAGACAAAGCTATAAGGATGATTGGTAGGATTATAAGAGACAATATCCGAAAAACAGATATTCCAGCAAGGCTTGGAGGAGATGAATTTGCAGTTATATTCAAAAATTGCAGCAAAGATGCTATAGAAGATAGAATTAAAAATATAAAACAATTGATAGAAAAGGAATCAGAACTTCAGCTTCCCAAAAAGATAAGAGTAAGCTGTGGAGTTGCTGTGTATCCAGACGATACAACCAGCCTTGATGAGCTTCTTAAGATTGCTGATATGAGAATGTACGACGAAAAACTAAAAAGCAAAGGGGGCGACTTTGGTGCAGAAAGGCAGTAG